The genomic interval GTGAGTGTTCTCCAACTCTCAAATGTAGATAAATTTACTTCTATAGCAACCTTTGTTAATTCTTTTATAATGTTTCTTTTTTCATCATCTGTTAACTCGAACAGTGGCAGTTGCCCATTATTAATAGCTTTTTTTGCTCTACCTACTCTCTTTTTTGTATAAAATTCAAATATTAATCTAAGTTTATTTTCTTGAGCTACTGGGAACATATACTATTCCTCCTTAACTTCTAGCCCTAAATCTTTCATTATCTCGCTTGATAGTTCTTCTAATTTAACTTGTAATTGTTCTTCTCTAGTGATACTAGCTAGAGTATTCATTATGTTAATTAGCTTTTCTTGATACATTACATTAGCTTTAATCTTTGCTATTTCTTCATCTGTATCTTTTCCTAATATTCCTAGAAATTTAATAGCAGTTTCTAAACTCATTAAATTGTTTTGAATTCCTTGTACTACTATTGCCATTTTTTCTGTTATAGATAAACTCAAAATGTCTTGTGTTTCTATTTGTAAATCTATATCTATTCCTTTAAGCTTCTTATAGCCCCATAGAATAATATTTTTAATACCTGTTATACATTTATTTCTCTTGCTTTCTACTGTTGCAATAGTACGCTCTAAACTTCTTCTTTTAGCTTCTCCGCTTGCTATAGAGCCTCCTAAATCGATCCCAAAAGCTAAGTCATTAACTCCTAATTGTTTATATACTTCATTTTTGATGTCTTCCTTGTGTAACTTCCATTCTTGTGTCTTTGTTTCTAATTGTACTTGTTTAACTTCCTTGTCATCTTTTGATAATACAACTACTCTATTATCTAGCCTTACAGTACTACGCCCGTTTGTATCAACTTCTATTAAACTATCTGGCACTTGTAATAACGGATTAGCAACTTTTTGAAATGCTTGAGATGTTAAAGTATCTCCAATTACTAACTCTCTAACATTCGCTAATAAATCATCATTGTAATCACTTTTTCCAAAGATGTTTTCAATTTCTACTACTGCCCAACCTTGAGCTTGTGTATCTCTATAACCTAAACCATCGATTATCATTCCATTTTCTGATAAATTGAAAGGATAAGGTACTTCATTTATAGAATTTTCTGTAATTTTATATGCTCTATACTCAATACTATCTAACTCATAAATTTCACAAATTAGAGTTTTATTAGTCTTGTCATCTTTAGATAAATTGTATATTACATATCCATCAATTAATTTTGGATTATATTCATTTCTTATTGGGAAATAATCTTTTGGTGTTACTGTATAAAAACTAAACTTGTCTTGCTGTGTAACTCCTTTCAATAAAAGTTTTCCACTCCAAGACTGTATAATCATAGCTTTAGCTAACAAATCATCAAAATCAAACTCTTTTATTAGATCTAATTCTTGCTTATTAGTAATTAAAGGCTTACTTGTTGCAAATTCAGCATAAAGTCTAGTCGTTGCTTGTAATATCCCATTACTTGCGACTAAGTCTTTAAGTGAATGATTATTATTACTTACTAAACTATTATCATTTACACTATACGATTTAATATAGCCTTTGTTATCTATAATTCCCATATATTCAAGGTTTACCCTTGCTTTTACATCATTAAAAAATACATCAGCACTTTTCCCATCAGATAACTTTCTATATCTATCACAATTTTTATAAATATCAGTTAAAAGATAATCATTATATGCTTTTAATATCCTTGTTTTCTCCATTCTAAACTCCCTTAGGCTTTTTAATTTCACCATTTTTAAAAGTTGTTTGCTTATATTTTTCTAGCCCGTATCTCATAGCGTCCACTGTGTGTGGGTCTATGGTAAATTTATCTTCTAAGTAATTTCCGTTTTTATCTTTTTCGTGGCATAGTTCAGTTAATTCTCTATATGTGTTAATGCACTTATCAGAAACGATTATTTTATAGAAACTCTTGAGCTTCTGTAATCCATCTAGTACACTTCCTGGACCTTTTTCAGCATTGATTATTTTAAATCCTGCACGTCTTATTTCTTCAGTCGTTTCAGGTCTCGCACTATCTGCTATAATCTCTCTGTGTTTTTGCTTAATATAACTCATAGAGTCTATTAATTCGCTTGTAATTAAGTTCTTGTTATATAATTCATCATAGACATATAAAACGTTGTTTTCTCTATCTATAGCCATTCTAACAAAAGCATTATAAGAAACACTAAAACCATAATCTAAACCATCGTATAAGTTACCTAATCCATATTTACTTAATCCTTGTACTATTGCTTGCACTTCTGTATCATTAGCTTTTTTAACATTTTTAAATACTCCCTTTCCAACTATTCCAAACTTTCCTTGAAATGCTATTCTGTACCGCTCAGGATCATATGTTTCAAAATTCTTTAATTGTTGTATATACTCATCATTAACGAATACATTATCTGTAACTACCGAATGATGGTAATATGTATCATTAGTTATAATTATTCTTTTTTGATAAAGTTCTTCTTCATCTATTCCAGCTTTTTTAATAAACCTTTCATAAGTCCAATTATTAACGCTCACAGGGTTATTAGTTAAGAATATATGTAAATCTTTACCTAATGCTCTCAAACGTCCATTTAACTCATTAAATGCGTTGTAGGATATTTCTGAACATTCTTCAATCCAAATCATATCGACATTATCAATTGATTTTAGTTTCTCAGAATCATCTAGCCCCATAAATATAAACTCGGATCCGTTTCTACATCTAATGTGTAAAGGGTTAAGTGTATAACTAAAGAATCCATTTAAGTTATAGTTACTAATAATTCCTTTTAAAAGTGAAAAACAACTCTCTTTGATAGTTCTGTAAACGGATCTAACTACTAATATTCTTCTTTTCTCTTGAATAGCTTTTAATACTAGTTTTAAAGCAGTATGATAAGACTTACTACTTCCATATCCTCCAACAATGTAATAAAATCTTTTATCCCAATTATTTAAGTAGTCTATAAAATGCTCATTAGCTTGTATATTAATTTCCATTTCTTTTAACTCCATTAATAGTTATACTTACATTGTTATCTTCTATGTCTATATCTTGCTTGTCTTTCCATTTACTTGATTTTCTATTCTTTAACCAAAATATCTGGGCTCCTACATCTCCTGGCATTTCTTTTTCTACTTCTTTTATAAATACTGTCTTTTTCCCATCTATCTCTTTAACTTCTTTTATTTTTTCTTTATATCTGTACCCTATTGCTCTTTTAAAAAGTGCATTTTCTACTTCAATGTCTGCGACTTCTTTACCTTTTTTTAAAACTGCCGAAAATGCCGAATATTTATTTTTATATTCTCTAAATGTTGAATATGCTATACCTAAATTTTTGGATATTTGCTCATCTGTTAACCCATCTCTTTTCCAAGCCTCTATTTCTATAAATCTAGGCTCAACATCTGTTTCATATTTACTTTTAGCAATTGTTATCACCTCTTAAATAACAGCCTGTTTTATAAACTGTTTTAGTTTTGCTTCCTCTGGCTTTTATTCCTCTTAGTTCCATACACATATGTCTAGCTTCTACTTCTACATATACTCCTGCACAATCTAAATTAGTTTGTATTGCTTCTGCTATTTCTTTTGTCATCTTCTCTTGTATTTGTAATCTTTTAGCAAATGCTTCAACTACTCTTGGTATTTTAGATAGTCCTACAACTTTTCCATTTTTTGGAGTATATTTAACTTTTACAGTTCCAATAAATGGCAACATATGATGTTCACACAAAGAATTAAATTGAATATCATTTATTTCAACCTCATTATTGTTATCACTTGTAAAAGTCTTAGATAATATTTCATTTACATTTACACCATATCCAGATGTCATTTCTTTAAATGCTTTTACTACTCTTTTTGGAGTATCTTTTAATCCTTCTCTTTCTGGATCTTCTCCTAATGCAATTAAAAGGTCTACTATTCCTTTTTCAGCTTTTATTGTATTTTCATCAGTTTGTGTAACTGTATTGATATATCCCATTCTCCTGCACCTCTCTCTTTTAGTTTCTGTTTTATCTCTCCTAATAGAGATAAGTTTTTAAACTCTCCCTTTTTTTCTACTGGGGATAAAAAATACTTTTTAGCTTTTATCTTATTCTTGATGTTGATACAAAACGTTATAAAGTCCATTTTGTTATCTTTATCTATAACTATTCTTACTTCATCAGCAACTTTTAATTTAACTATGTTAGGTCCATATATAAATTTTGGAGATGTAGCAATATAATCTATGTACTCATAACCAATGTTATTAGTTCCGTTAGTTTCAATTGCTATCCAATAATCTCTATTTTTTAACTCTTTTAATAAAGGAGTTAAATTACTAATTGTTGGTTCTCCACCTGTTATAACTACATTCTTACAATTATATTTTGATATTTCTTCTATAATCTCTTGTATTGTTAATTCTTTGTATTTCTTCCAGTCAGTATCACACCAAGGACATTTCAAATTACAATTTCCTAGCCTTATAAATATAACTTGCTTTCCAAAGTTGCTTCCCTCTCCTTGAATGCTTTTAAAAATTTCTACTATCTTCATTGTTATAACTCCGTATACTCAATATAAGATGTTTCTGTTTCATATAGAGTGATTTTAATAAGCTCTATGTTTTCGCTCTTTAAAATAGGCTTTAATTTATTAAAAATGTATTTTGATATGTTTTCCGCTGTACTTCTACAACCTAAATCAACAAATTTTAAATTATGTTTCATTAAAACTATTTTTATATCTTTTTCAACTTCTTCATTTCCTGCACCTAAAATAAAAGCATGGTCAAACCTTTTTATAATATTTTCCTCTACTATTTTTTTTAATTTAGAAAAATCTATAATCATACATTCTGAACTTGAATCTTTTTTATGTTCTCCAGTGCAACTAACTATTAATTTATATGTATGTCCATGTAAATTTTTACATTGCCCATAATGATTAGGTAGTATATGAGCAGTATCAAATTTAAACTCTTTATTTATTATTTCCATTTTTTCTCCTAATATTTCAAAATTCATTGTTACCTCTTATATGCAACTGGATCAATAGCTTCATTTTTCTTAAAAGCCTCTTTTCTATCTATACAAGTTGCACACTCTCCACATTGCCTTTCTCCACCTTGATAGCAGCTCCAAGTTAAATGATATGGTGCTTTTAAATTTAAACCTACTCTTACAATTTCAGCTTTATTACTATAAACAAATGGTGTTATTATTTTAATTTTTTCATACGTTCCTAAACTAATTGCTTTTGAAATAGTTTCTATAAATTCTTTTGTGCAATCTGCATAAGCTCTCCCAGCTGCATCATCTAAATGTACTCCTATATAAATTTCAGCTTTTTCATTGTTATTTATTGCTAATGCTAATGATGAAATTGCTGATAAAAATAATCCATTTCTAAAAGGTACATAAGTATCAACTATTTCTGTTTCTTTTAATTGTTCTGCATAGCTATCTTTTGGAATTTCTTTTGTACTATTTTGCATTAAAGCATTATTACTATATTTAAAAATTTCTTTTAAGTTTAATGTTATGTGTTTTATTCCATAAAATTTTGCTATTTCTTCTGCACAAATGAGCTCTTTATTATGTTTTTGTCCATAATCTACTGATACAGAAATAACATTATTTACTCCATATTTTTTTATAGCTAGTGCAAGGCAAGTTGTACTGTCTATTCCTCCACTACTTAAAACTAATGCTTTCATTTTTCTCCTCCTAGCAAATACGATTGAAATTTTTTCCATTCTTTAATAACTATGTTTGATAGTTCTATATCTGCCTGTTTATCTTTTCTTACTCTATGTGTTTCACTTAAAAAATATGTTTTTATAGTTTTAGTTTTATAATCAAACTTAAACATCTTTTTATGTCTTCTAAACCAGCTCCAACTCGAACTATCAACTGAATAAAAATCAAATTCTTTTACATTATTTCCAGTAAAACCTAATCCGTGAACTTTACAATTATTTTGTCTAGCTATTTTCAATAATGCTGGAAGTATCTTTTTATAATCCTTTTTCTTAATTTCTTTGGTTACTATTCCTCCAATAGCTATATAATCATATTCTTTTGTTAAATTTTTCCACGCTTCTAAACCTCTTGAAATATGCCAAGCTGGTATACACTTTTTATGAGTTTCTTTTTCTATTCTTTCTCTAATTTCTTTCACTTTTTCATATCCAACTAAACTATCAATGTCTAACTCTATAAAATGCTTTATATTGTATTTATTAATAAAATTGATATATTCTTGAATATAATTATCTAAATTATTAAGAAATTCATTAAGATTTTTGCTTGAATTTAATAAGCTAAATGCTCCACTATCTAATATAAACCCTTTGCATTTATCCTTGAATTTCATATATTTCTCTGTGTAATCTACTTTAGTTTTTCTTAAATAATAGAAGCTACCTAAAAGAAATAATGGGGCTTCTATATCCAACAATTCTAAATAAGGTACACACTCTAAAGATGATAAAAATAATTTCATAGTAATTCTCCACAATGAGGGCATCTCTTCTCTTTTGGCTTCTTTTCTTCATCTGTTACATAATTATCTAAATCTATTTCTTCTGTTTCTTCTAATAGATTTTCAATTTCATAGTCACTAAAACCTGTTAAACTTAAATCAAAACCTTCTACTTTTAAAGCATTCAACTCATACTGTAATCTGTCTAAATCAAAATCTGTATTCATTGTTGTTTTATTGTGAGCAATTATATATGCTCTCTCTTGAACTTCTGTAAGTCCTTCTAAAACGATACAAGGTATTTCAGTTAATCCTAATTTCTTAGCTGCTAATAATCTTCCGTGCCCCTCTATAATTTGATTATCTCCATTAATTGCTATTGGGTCATTGAATCCAAACTCTTGTATTGAATTAGCTATTTGATCTACTTGCCATTGTGGATGTTCCTTAGCATTGTTCTCATATTCTTTTATGTCATCTATATTTTTATTAATTATTTTTAATTCTTTCATTTTTTACCTCGTTTTTGTTTGTACCACAGCATTTTATGCCTGTAATTTGGCTCTAATTTTTCAACTTTATTCAATAATTTTTTATCACTAAAATGCTCCCAGTATATCGTCCCTTGTGCTAAATTTCCAAATAAACATTTTCCTTCAATATCTTCGAACCTTACTATTTCTTTTGAATTTCTGTTTATATCTAAACTTTCTTTCTCTGTTTCAAATTCTAAATTTAATCCTAATACTTTATTTAGTAATGTTGTATGTGTATCTATATAGCTTCCTATGTGTAATTTCCCTAATGCAAATAATACTGGTGCATCTCTAAAACCTATATCAAAAAATTTTTTATATGTTTTCATAAAATCTCCTGAAAAACAAAAAAGGACTTAAATAAAAAACTAATAAGATTTTTACATCTTGATTAATTTGTTATCTAAGTCCTTCTACTTTATTTAAAAGCTGTCAATAGATTTCTCTACTTAACGACTTGGTCTTTTTAATTGTTACCTATATTGTAGTATATATATACTGTAAATTCAATACTTATGTTTTTATTTTACTTTTTGAATTTCTACAATATTTATATGTTTACAGCTACATTTTATTTTTAAAGTATTTTTATTTAAATACTCAACTGATTTACATTTTATTTTCATATTCTTTTCATTTTTTATATTAGCTATAAATTTATTACAATTCTTACATCTGTAAATCAATTAATTCAACTCCTCTACTTCGATTATAAAATAATCTCTATCACAACCTAATTTCTTAGTTGATTTTAGTTCATAGATAAAACTATCATCTGTATAAAGAAAGCCGTTAAAACTATCTAATATCGCTTTAAAATAGTTGTCTATATCTTGTTTACGATTATCTTTGAAATATAATTCTATATTTACTTTTATTTTTCCAGTGAAAGTTATATACTTCTTAGATTTAATATAGCATTGTACATTATCTCTAAATTGTCTCCCTGCTTTAGATAGATACTGCCCTCCGTATTTTGATGTTCTCCAATGAGTATTTACTGAGTCAGGCCTAAATGGGATCTCAAATCTCTGCTTCATCTTATCACTTCCAGATTAACATAGCTATTGAAAGAGCTTCTACAAATACTAATGCACCAAAGAAAAAGTTTAAATTTTCTGCTCTAGTCAATTTATTATCTGTGTCATAAAAACTTTTGTTCCAGTATTTAGCATGATTTCTATAATATTCTTTTTCTTTCTCTGCTTCCTCTCTTTTCTCTCCTGCTTCCTTAGCTTGTGTTATATAAAATACTCTTTCAGCTTCCAGCTTTTCAAATTTATCTTTTAGATTTGCCTTTTCTTTGTTTTTAGCTAGTAAA from Fusobacterium pseudoperiodonticum carries:
- the folE gene encoding GTP cyclohydrolase I FolE, with product MGYINTVTQTDENTIKAEKGIVDLLIALGEDPEREGLKDTPKRVVKAFKEMTSGYGVNVNEILSKTFTSDNNNEVEINDIQFNSLCEHHMLPFIGTVKVKYTPKNGKVVGLSKIPRVVEAFAKRLQIQEKMTKEIAEAIQTNLDCAGVYVEVEARHMCMELRGIKARGSKTKTVYKTGCYLRGDNNC
- a CDS encoding 7-carboxy-7-deazaguanine synthase QueE, whose product is MKIVEIFKSIQGEGSNFGKQVIFIRLGNCNLKCPWCDTDWKKYKELTIQEIIEEISKYNCKNVVITGGEPTISNLTPLLKELKNRDYWIAIETNGTNNIGYEYIDYIATSPKFIYGPNIVKLKVADEVRIVIDKDNKMDFITFCINIKNKIKAKKYFLSPVEKKGEFKNLSLLGEIKQKLKERGAGEWDISIQLHKLMKIQ
- a CDS encoding RusA family crossover junction endodeoxyribonuclease; protein product: MKQRFEIPFRPDSVNTHWRTSKYGGQYLSKAGRQFRDNVQCYIKSKKYITFTGKIKVNIELYFKDNRKQDIDNYFKAILDSFNGFLYTDDSFIYELKSTKKLGCDRDYFIIEVEELN
- a CDS encoding 6-pyruvoyl trahydropterin synthase family protein, which encodes MNFEILGEKMEIINKEFKFDTAHILPNHYGQCKNLHGHTYKLIVSCTGEHKKDSSSECMIIDFSKLKKIVEENIIKRFDHAFILGAGNEEVEKDIKIVLMKHNLKFVDLGCRSTAENISKYIFNKLKPILKSENIELIKITLYETETSYIEYTEL
- a CDS encoding ParB/Srx family N-terminal domain-containing protein, which translates into the protein MKELKIINKNIDDIKEYENNAKEHPQWQVDQIANSIQEFGFNDPIAINGDNQIIEGHGRLLAAKKLGLTEIPCIVLEGLTEVQERAYIIAHNKTTMNTDFDLDRLQYELNALKVEGFDLSLTGFSDYEIENLLEETEEIDLDNYVTDEEKKPKEKRCPHCGELL
- a CDS encoding PBSX family phage terminase large subunit, producing MEINIQANEHFIDYLNNWDKRFYYIVGGYGSSKSYHTALKLVLKAIQEKRRILVVRSVYRTIKESCFSLLKGIISNYNLNGFFSYTLNPLHIRCRNGSEFIFMGLDDSEKLKSIDNVDMIWIEECSEISYNAFNELNGRLRALGKDLHIFLTNNPVSVNNWTYERFIKKAGIDEEELYQKRIIITNDTYYHHSVVTDNVFVNDEYIQQLKNFETYDPERYRIAFQGKFGIVGKGVFKNVKKANDTEVQAIVQGLSKYGLGNLYDGLDYGFSVSYNAFVRMAIDRENNVLYVYDELYNKNLITSELIDSMSYIKQKHREIIADSARPETTEEIRRAGFKIINAEKGPGSVLDGLQKLKSFYKIIVSDKCINTYRELTELCHEKDKNGNYLEDKFTIDPHTVDAMRYGLEKYKQTTFKNGEIKKPKGV
- a CDS encoding phage portal protein, with protein sequence MEKTRILKAYNDYLLTDIYKNCDRYRKLSDGKSADVFFNDVKARVNLEYMGIIDNKGYIKSYSVNDNSLVSNNNHSLKDLVASNGILQATTRLYAEFATSKPLITNKQELDLIKEFDFDDLLAKAMIIQSWSGKLLLKGVTQQDKFSFYTVTPKDYFPIRNEYNPKLIDGYVIYNLSKDDKTNKTLICEIYELDSIEYRAYKITENSINEVPYPFNLSENGMIIDGLGYRDTQAQGWAVVEIENIFGKSDYNDDLLANVRELVIGDTLTSQAFQKVANPLLQVPDSLIEVDTNGRSTVRLDNRVVVLSKDDKEVKQVQLETKTQEWKLHKEDIKNEVYKQLGVNDLAFGIDLGGSIASGEAKRRSLERTIATVESKRNKCITGIKNIILWGYKKLKGIDIDLQIETQDILSLSITEKMAIVVQGIQNNLMSLETAIKFLGILGKDTDEEIAKIKANVMYQEKLINIMNTLASITREEQLQVKLEELSSEIMKDLGLEVKEE
- a CDS encoding transposase, whose translation is MITIAKSKYETDVEPRFIEIEAWKRDGLTDEQISKNLGIAYSTFREYKNKYSAFSAVLKKGKEVADIEVENALFKRAIGYRYKEKIKEVKEIDGKKTVFIKEVEKEMPGDVGAQIFWLKNRKSSKWKDKQDIDIEDNNVSITINGVKRNGN
- the queC gene encoding 7-cyano-7-deazaguanine synthase QueC, encoding MKALVLSSGGIDSTTCLALAIKKYGVNNVISVSVDYGQKHNKELICAEEIAKFYGIKHITLNLKEIFKYSNNALMQNSTKEIPKDSYAEQLKETEIVDTYVPFRNGLFLSAISSLALAINNNEKAEIYIGVHLDDAAGRAYADCTKEFIETISKAISLGTYEKIKIITPFVYSNKAEIVRVGLNLKAPYHLTWSCYQGGERQCGECATCIDRKEAFKKNEAIDPVAYKR